From Pelotomaculum schinkii, one genomic window encodes:
- a CDS encoding radical SAM protein, whose amino-acid sequence MRCNICERGCLLPEAGTGACGLYSRIGREIVELYPDRYLIICPISIETMPLLHFYPGGKFLQISTAGCNFNCDGCISAAIVKEMDPASRAFHHLSPEQVVDEAVRNDCIGITFLMNDPLASFLTFINVAEAAKARGLLVGCSSNGYFTEASLDKIIKLLDFVNIGVKGMSGEAYSRCGGDTPAPVLRNIERFYQSGVHVEVSCICSKGHNQEILILADYLANISADIPLQVMRFIPVEGAELALEESIRKAEGLRDMLREKLNYVYLFNSPGAEYLNTLCPGCGELILKRDFYGPMGAKLKPAGLGLGEKNCCPRCGRELNIKGFVAKKVYQEGDFQGGYPFTRALEMMEAILIAMGVREQQKVVRIWEDVLCNNNLGKFHDDIRTPRAYIKTIRHFGGLIGLEDKAEALAKYLEEKLLLIESGLRTVDRKPRVYYAMGKPNFCIKGGRLENQLVETAGGTSVNREIDCEGRPGMSITLEQLEALNPEIIFISSFMSSPVDDFYEECLKACLDVEAVKNKRIYNLPAPCWDFGSPRWVLGLMFIANIIHPGIFHFDVLAEAKVFYDKFYGMEFSLSDTNLSFGKPSCSFKWDTQPEMLKKGGETCRQTLSLSPSAL is encoded by the coding sequence ATGCGTTGTAATATTTGTGAAAGGGGCTGCCTGCTGCCGGAAGCGGGTACGGGCGCATGCGGGCTATACAGCAGAATAGGGCGGGAAATCGTAGAGCTGTATCCGGACAGGTACCTGATTATCTGTCCTATTTCCATAGAAACAATGCCTTTATTGCACTTTTATCCGGGAGGAAAATTCCTCCAGATTAGTACGGCTGGCTGTAATTTTAATTGCGATGGCTGTATTTCAGCAGCCATTGTCAAGGAAATGGATCCGGCCAGCCGGGCGTTTCATCATCTGTCCCCGGAGCAGGTCGTGGACGAGGCCGTCAGAAACGATTGTATCGGAATTACCTTTTTAATGAACGACCCCTTGGCGTCCTTTCTAACCTTTATCAATGTTGCTGAAGCTGCCAAAGCGCGCGGCCTTCTGGTTGGCTGTTCCTCCAACGGTTATTTTACCGAAGCATCCTTGGACAAAATCATTAAGCTCCTTGATTTTGTCAATATAGGTGTGAAGGGGATGTCCGGAGAGGCTTATAGCAGATGTGGAGGGGACACGCCGGCGCCGGTTTTGAGGAACATCGAAAGGTTTTACCAGAGCGGTGTGCATGTGGAAGTATCCTGTATTTGCAGCAAGGGGCATAATCAAGAGATCCTTATTCTGGCTGATTACCTGGCAAATATTTCAGCAGATATACCATTGCAGGTGATGAGGTTTATACCTGTGGAGGGAGCCGAACTGGCTTTAGAGGAATCAATACGCAAGGCCGAAGGCCTGCGGGACATGCTCAGAGAAAAACTAAATTATGTGTATTTATTTAATTCCCCCGGGGCCGAATATCTTAACACATTATGTCCCGGCTGCGGTGAGTTGATATTAAAACGGGATTTCTACGGGCCGATGGGGGCAAAACTTAAGCCTGCAGGACTTGGGTTGGGTGAAAAAAATTGCTGCCCGCGATGCGGGCGTGAGTTAAATATTAAGGGATTTGTGGCAAAAAAAGTTTACCAGGAAGGAGATTTTCAGGGGGGATACCCTTTTACCAGGGCTTTGGAAATGATGGAAGCTATACTAATTGCTATGGGGGTAAGGGAGCAACAAAAGGTTGTGCGAATTTGGGAGGATGTGCTTTGCAACAACAACCTGGGTAAATTTCACGATGACATCCGGACTCCCCGGGCATATATCAAAACCATCCGGCATTTTGGCGGCCTTATTGGGTTAGAGGATAAAGCTGAAGCGCTGGCTAAGTATTTGGAAGAAAAATTGTTGCTCATTGAGAGCGGCCTGCGTACAGTAGACAGGAAACCACGGGTGTATTACGCCATGGGAAAACCCAATTTTTGCATCAAGGGAGGCCGCCTGGAAAACCAGCTGGTAGAAACGGCAGGCGGTACCAGTGTCAACAGGGAAATAGACTGCGAAGGGCGACCGGGCATGTCGATTACCCTTGAGCAGCTGGAAGCGCTCAATCCTGAAATTATTTTCATCTCGTCTTTTATGTCTTCACCGGTTGATGATTTTTACGAAGAATGCCTCAAAGCCTGCTTAGATGTGGAGGCAGTAAAGAATAAAAGGATATATAATTTACCGGCGCCCTGCTGGGACTTCGGCAGCCCCCGGTGGGTGCTGGGCCTGATGTTTATAGCCAACATCATCCATCCCGGCATATTTCATTTTGATGTGCTTGCTGAAGCGAAGGTGTTCTATGATAAGTTTTACGGAATGGAGTTTTCATTGTCTGATACCAACCTCTCCTTTGGCAAGCCCAGCTGCAGCTTTAAGTGGGACACACAACCGGAGATGTTAAAAAAGGGGGGCGAGACTTGCCGGCAAACATTGTCCTTAAGCCCATCGGCATTGTGA
- the tsaA gene encoding tRNA (N6-threonylcarbamoyladenosine(37)-N6)-methyltransferase TrmO, with protein MPANIVLKPIGIVISRYSDPKRPSDTHEKAAIEIYPEYEEALLRIREHSHFWILSWFHLMDRRALTAAPCRLNHHLPEYGVFGLRSPARPNPIGLSLVTLDRVEGRRLYVTGLDAVDGTPVLDIKPYFEDDIIFSPRTPHIYPLNREMHRSILLKQALAHHQEECIDLLLAVRMSLIATERLGQLNSPDLYVTVEGSPCLADTIQGLSRARLANPPRFTYRPDASLGRTTWRRGGKVLIITARQLLEKGDFLALSDADILEVKERKD; from the coding sequence TTGCCGGCAAACATTGTCCTTAAGCCCATCGGCATTGTGATATCCCGTTATTCTGATCCCAAGCGGCCTTCTGATACGCATGAAAAAGCTGCAATAGAGATCTACCCGGAATATGAGGAAGCGCTCCTGAGGATTAGAGAACACTCGCACTTTTGGATCTTGAGCTGGTTTCACCTAATGGATCGCCGCGCTCTGACCGCCGCCCCCTGCAGGTTAAATCATCACCTGCCGGAGTACGGTGTTTTCGGGCTCCGCTCGCCGGCGCGCCCCAACCCTATTGGCCTGAGCCTGGTAACACTGGACCGGGTGGAGGGAAGGCGACTATATGTCACTGGATTAGACGCGGTGGACGGGACACCGGTGCTGGATATCAAGCCGTACTTCGAAGATGACATTATCTTTTCACCGCGCACGCCCCATATTTATCCGTTAAATAGGGAGATGCACAGGAGCATATTATTGAAACAGGCCCTGGCGCACCACCAGGAGGAATGTATTGATCTCCTGCTGGCAGTGCGCATGTCCCTGATTGCAACAGAGCGGCTGGGGCAACTGAATTCTCCTGACCTCTATGTTACGGTGGAAGGATCGCCTTGCCTGGCCGACACCATCCAGGGGCTGTCCAGAGCCAGACTGGCTAACCCGCCCCGCTTTACATACCGCCCGGACGCATCACTAGGACGCACGACCTGGCGCCGCGGGGGAAAAGTTCTGATTATTACAGCGCGGCAGCTGCTGGAGAAGGGAGATTTCTTGGCGCTTTCCGATGCGGATATCCTGGAAGTAAAAGAAAGGAAGGATTGA
- a CDS encoding ABC transporter substrate-binding protein gives MIKTRNFAIAFLFILSVMICSLFTGCGDKSVSQQSTTQTITDHAGRSVTIPTQINKCYYTSPLGMIMIYSLAPDKMVGWSMQLTDKEKKYIPDKYHSLPFLGGLQMNGKINTEELLKAKPDVIFAVGPDALTDTTKSDADKLQEQLNIPVIVVDGDIKSTEKAYTFIGQLLGVGDKAKELASYCNKTMNEVTEATQAIPEEKRAKVYYAEGPKGLATEPKGGSHALVLDLVNGNNVAQVEAKGGSGMSSVSMEQVLKWNPDVILAWGADAGGAYDLIRTSQDWANINAVKNNKVYEIPNYPFNWFDRPPSVNRFLGLKWLAATLYPDIYKVDMVSEVKNFYSLFYHVDLSDADARELLKNSGLTVN, from the coding sequence ATGATAAAGACCAGGAATTTTGCAATTGCTTTTCTGTTCATCCTTTCAGTCATGATCTGTAGCCTTTTTACGGGTTGTGGCGACAAGAGCGTATCCCAGCAATCGACGACACAAACCATTACCGATCATGCCGGAAGGTCGGTAACCATTCCTACCCAAATCAATAAGTGCTATTATACAAGCCCTCTGGGTATGATCATGATCTATTCCCTTGCTCCGGATAAGATGGTTGGATGGTCTATGCAGTTAACGGATAAAGAAAAGAAATACATACCTGACAAATATCACTCTCTTCCCTTCCTGGGTGGATTGCAAATGAACGGTAAGATTAACACCGAAGAACTGCTTAAGGCCAAACCGGATGTCATATTCGCAGTTGGACCCGATGCCCTTACCGATACCACAAAAAGTGACGCGGACAAACTCCAGGAACAGCTTAACATTCCGGTGATTGTTGTGGACGGGGATATCAAGAGTACGGAAAAGGCTTATACTTTTATTGGACAGCTCCTCGGAGTTGGAGACAAGGCTAAAGAACTTGCGTCTTATTGCAATAAGACTATGAATGAGGTTACGGAAGCAACTCAAGCAATACCTGAAGAAAAGAGAGCAAAAGTATATTATGCCGAAGGGCCCAAAGGACTTGCCACAGAGCCTAAGGGCGGAAGCCATGCCCTTGTTCTTGATCTGGTCAATGGAAATAACGTTGCTCAAGTTGAGGCCAAAGGCGGCAGCGGCATGAGCAGTGTATCCATGGAACAAGTCTTAAAATGGAATCCTGATGTCATTTTGGCCTGGGGCGCGGATGCCGGAGGCGCTTATGATCTTATCCGGACAAGCCAGGATTGGGCAAATATCAATGCCGTTAAAAACAATAAAGTATATGAGATACCGAATTACCCGTTCAACTGGTTTGATCGTCCGCCTTCGGTCAACCGGTTCCTGGGCTTGAAATGGCTGGCGGCAACCCTATACCCGGATATTTATAAGGTGGATATGGTCAGCGAAGTAAAGAATTTTTATTCGTTGTTCTATCATGTTGATCTATCGGATGCTGACGCCAGGGAATTGCTGAAGAATTCAGGGCTAACAGTAAATTAA
- a CDS encoding class I SAM-dependent methyltransferase, with protein sequence MEMNVPEFDKIAREVFAPVYPVLASQIKEKSGKARGTCLDIGCGGGYLGIAMAGITDFKVYLFDQSQEMLQIASQNIVSRGVQDKVQTLWGDVQEIPLEDGSIDLAMSRGSVFFWKDHCKAFQEIYRVLKPGGIAFIGGGFGSNELKEQVAAEMRRRDLEWRGRTKNHNSDDNLARYRSALQQSGIPSYDAARNETGLWVTIRREANAL encoded by the coding sequence ATGGAAATGAACGTGCCGGAGTTCGATAAAATCGCCCGGGAGGTGTTTGCTCCGGTTTATCCGGTCCTTGCATCTCAAATTAAAGAAAAATCAGGCAAGGCCAGGGGGACATGCCTGGATATTGGCTGTGGCGGTGGCTATCTGGGCATCGCAATGGCCGGGATTACGGATTTTAAGGTTTATTTGTTTGACCAGTCGCAGGAAATGCTGCAAATAGCCTCCCAAAACATTGTCAGCCGGGGTGTGCAAGACAAGGTGCAGACCCTTTGGGGGGATGTCCAGGAGATCCCCCTGGAAGATGGGTCGATTGACCTGGCCATGAGCCGGGGGTCGGTGTTTTTTTGGAAAGACCACTGCAAGGCTTTCCAGGAAATATACCGGGTGCTCAAGCCGGGTGGTATAGCTTTTATTGGCGGCGGCTTTGGCTCAAATGAACTCAAAGAGCAGGTGGCTGCCGAGATGCGGAGAAGAGACCTGGAATGGCGGGGCAGGACGAAAAATCATAATAGTGATGATAACCTGGCGCGTTATAGAAGCGCATTGCAGCAGTCGGGCATACCCTCCTATGATGCGGCCAGAAATGAAACAGGTTTATGGGTAACCATAAGGAGAGAGGCTAATGCGTTGTAA
- a CDS encoding ABC transporter ATP-binding protein: MLEVESVSYCYDQSRILHEISFMVEAGELVCVLGPNGCGKTTLLKNILGLLTPSAGSVRIDGEDVQKLSPKKLAQVMGYIPQAHTPPFPYKVFDVVLMGRTAHLSSLALPNKKDEEIAYESLAKLNITHLKDKIYTKLSGGERQLVLIARALAQQPKILIMDEPTISLDFGKQNVVLEHVRLLSRKGISILMVTHDPGHALFCADKVVTLKKGRLLKIGLPQDVISEDSMRDMYDTEVRIGKFKLPDERTICVCVPVPKPSEICMSA; this comes from the coding sequence GTGCTGGAAGTTGAGAGTGTTTCTTATTGCTATGACCAAAGCAGAATACTTCATGAGATCTCTTTCATGGTTGAAGCAGGTGAACTGGTGTGTGTGTTGGGTCCAAACGGCTGTGGCAAGACGACCCTGCTTAAAAATATCCTCGGACTGTTGACCCCTTCTGCCGGTTCCGTCCGGATCGATGGTGAAGACGTGCAAAAATTATCTCCTAAGAAACTGGCTCAAGTGATGGGCTATATTCCGCAAGCGCATACCCCGCCTTTCCCCTATAAGGTTTTCGACGTTGTCCTTATGGGAAGGACGGCTCATTTATCCAGCCTCGCCCTGCCAAATAAAAAAGACGAAGAAATTGCCTATGAGTCTTTAGCCAAACTAAACATTACTCACTTAAAAGATAAAATTTATACCAAGCTCAGCGGTGGGGAAAGACAGCTGGTCCTGATTGCGCGGGCTTTGGCGCAGCAACCAAAAATACTGATTATGGATGAACCCACAATAAGCCTGGATTTTGGTAAGCAGAATGTCGTGCTTGAACATGTGCGACTGCTTTCCCGGAAAGGAATAAGCATCCTGATGGTCACTCATGATCCGGGGCATGCGCTTTTCTGTGCCGATAAAGTGGTAACTCTAAAAAAAGGCAGATTATTAAAGATTGGTCTCCCCCAAGATGTGATTTCTGAAGACTCGATGAGAGATATGTATGATACGGAGGTGAGAATTGGTAAGTTCAAGCTGCCGGATGAGAGAACAATCTGTGTTTGCGTTCCTGTCCCTAAGCCTTCAGAGATTTGTATGAGCGCGTAG
- a CDS encoding FecCD family ABC transporter permease: MHSSLKKLILILLPVTAFLFSFAIGRYAISIPQLMLTLYGHYFGSVMETNLETVVFNIRLPRIFAGMLVGAALSTAGAAYQGMFKNPLVSPDILGASAGAGFGACLAIYLSQSGLIIQVSAFLFGLAAVFLAYLINVKLDYDPILGLVLGGILISTLFSSGTGVLKYFADANDKLPAITFWLMGSLSSVNKRDLIMVLIPMLIGFTSLFLVRWRLNVLAFGEEEARALGINTKKLRLIVIISSTLVTAASVSICGMVGWIGLVIPHLARAIVGPNYRVLMPVTFIVGATYLLLIDDVARCLGSVEVPLGILTSLIGVPFFIFIFKKNVRGWK, from the coding sequence ATGCATTCATCGCTGAAGAAATTAATCCTGATTTTACTGCCGGTCACAGCCTTTTTATTTTCCTTTGCAATTGGACGTTATGCCATTTCAATCCCGCAGCTCATGTTAACCTTATACGGCCATTATTTTGGCAGCGTAATGGAAACGAATCTGGAAACTGTCGTCTTTAATATCAGGTTGCCGCGTATTTTTGCCGGTATGCTGGTAGGGGCAGCCTTGTCTACAGCAGGGGCGGCCTATCAAGGGATGTTCAAAAATCCTTTGGTCTCCCCGGATATTTTAGGCGCTTCAGCGGGTGCCGGATTTGGAGCTTGCCTGGCGATTTATCTTTCACAATCCGGGTTGATCATTCAGGTTTCGGCCTTTCTTTTCGGACTTGCCGCTGTGTTTTTGGCCTATTTGATCAATGTCAAACTGGATTATGACCCCATACTGGGTCTGGTACTTGGCGGAATCCTCATTAGTACTCTTTTTTCCTCAGGTACAGGGGTATTGAAGTATTTTGCCGATGCCAACGATAAACTCCCGGCCATTACCTTCTGGCTGATGGGGAGTCTATCTTCTGTGAATAAAAGGGATCTCATAATGGTTTTAATCCCTATGTTGATAGGCTTCACCTCCCTTTTTCTTGTCCGGTGGAGATTAAATGTGCTTGCGTTCGGCGAAGAAGAGGCCCGGGCGCTTGGGATTAATACCAAAAAACTCAGGTTAATTGTCATTATCAGTTCGACTTTGGTGACAGCCGCATCAGTCTCCATCTGTGGCATGGTCGGATGGATCGGCCTGGTTATTCCCCACCTGGCCCGTGCCATCGTCGGTCCCAACTATAGAGTTCTCATGCCGGTGACGTTTATCGTCGGCGCAACTTATTTATTGCTGATTGATGATGTGGCCCGCTGCCTTGGTTCAGTCGAGGTCCCCCTGGGTATTCTCACCTCCTTAATCGGTGTGCCCTTCTTTATCTTTATTTTTAAAAAAAATGTAAGGGGATGGAAGTAG